The genomic window ATACCTTTCCTTCTTTTATCAAATCTTTTATCGCACCCACCACATCTTCAATGGGAACATTAGGGTCCACGCGATGTTGATACAACAAATCAATACGGTCGGTGCGCAAGCGTTTCAACATTTGCTCAACTACTTTTTTGATATGTTCCGGCTGGCTGTTCTGACCGGGTAAACGAACGCCCGTTTCAGCGTCAATGTTCCAACCAAACTTTGTTGCAATAACAACTTTGTCTCTAATAGGTATGAGCGCTTCGCCAAGAATACGTTCGACTTCCAGAGGACCGTATGCTTCAGCGGCATCGAATAAAGTAACACCTCGGTCGTAAGCTGTGCGAATGATATTAATCATTTCTGACCTGGTTGGAATAGTCATTTGATAGGTGCGGCTCATGTTCTGAACTCCCAGTCCAATACTGGAAACTTCAAGAGTTCCGAGTTTTCGTCTGCCGGAAATATTTTTATCTGTCTTTCCCTTGCTGGCTGAATTTGCAGATACTTTTAAAGGGAATGGGAAAAGTGCAGCACCCGCTAATGCAAGTCCGGATTTAAGAAGGTCGCGCCTGTTAATGCCTCTTGCGCTATTGTCTATAATAGAATTATCCATGATTACTTAATTGAGATTTTCTTAAGAGTAATAGTTCTTTCGCCTAACCCTTTAACCAACCATATTCACTCATCCATTTTACAATGACGGGGTCACGGTGACTAAAAAGCAGGCTCTGCTTTGTATCCAAAGTTTGGATGCTATTCATATCTTCATCAGTTAGCTTGAAATCAAAAATGCTGATGTTTTCAATCATCCTTTCCTTGCGCACTGACTTAGGAATTGCAACCACCTTCCTTTGTGTTAACCAGCGAAGAATAACCTGCGCAACGGTTTTATTGTACTTCGCTCCAATAGCAGCCAGTACATCATTAGTGAATACACCGTTCATTCCTTCAGCAAATGGTCCCCAGGCTTCTATCTGCACATTATTGTCTTTTAAAAATTGTTGGGTTTCATGTTGCTGATTGAAAGGGTGAGTTTCAATTTGGTTAACTGCTGGTGTAAAACCACTATTGGAAATTAAATCCATTAATCTGTCTGGTAAAAAATTACATACACCAATTGCTTTAATTTTTCCTGCATTATATAGCTCCTGCATAGCACGCCACGAACCGAAAATATCACCAAAGGGTTGGTGTATCAGGTACAGGTCAATGTATTCAAGCTGTAACGCTTCAAGCGATCTTTGAAAAGCAGCCATTGTCTTTTCATAGCCTGCTTCCTTACTTCCAAATTTGGTCGTAATAAACAATTCCTCTCTGGGAACCCCACTTCCTTTAATGGCGTTTCCTATTGCCTGTTCATTACCGTAAAGTTCTGCCGTATCGAATAATCGATACCCTGCTTCAATTGCATTAAGTACTGCTGTCTCGCATTCAGCACCCATAATTTGCATAACGCCAAAACCTAAAATTGGCATTTCTACTCCGTTGTTCAATTTTACTTTTTCCATTTTTTATTTAATTATTTGACTGCAAAGTACAGGACTTAAAATGGGTTGCATGGTACATGGATTACTGCATTATCTACCATTTTTCCTGATTGCTATGCCAAAATGTAAAAGAGCACCTTGCAATTCCTAACTTTGCATTATAAATCAGTAAAAACATGAGCCAGTTATTCCGGTTTGATACAGTAAGCGAATACAATGCATTGAATAATCATCCGACATTGCATCCGTTGGTAAGTGTAATTGATTTTTCAAAAGCCGACCCGCGTTCGTGGGGAGGAGAAAAAAATGTGAAAATAAATTATGGCTTGTATTGCATATTCCTCAAGGAGGTAAAATGTGGAGATTTAAAGTATGGGAAAAATTATTATGATTACCAGGATGGAACATTGGTTTTTGTTGCACCGGGACAGGTAATGGAAATTCAAAACACCGGTGAACCATATCAACCCAAAGGTCATGCGTTAGTTTTTCATCCCGACCTGATACGGGGCACTGCGCTTGCTAAAACCATACACGAGTATAGTTTTTGGGGTTATCAATCAAGTGAAGCATTGCATCTATCAGAAAAAGAAAGGCAAATTGTTTTAGATTGCTTTTCAAAAATAAATTTTGAACTGCAACAAGGTATTGATAAACATAGCAAGAAGCTTATTACTTCAAACATAGAATTATTTCTTAATTATTGTGAACGTTTTTATGACAGGCAATTCATAACAAGAGATAATGCCAATAAAGGAATTTTAGAAAAGTTTGAAAATCTGCTTAATGGTTATTTCACCTCTGACAAGCCGCAAAATATTGGATTACCTTCCGTTGCTTATTGTGCTGATGAACTTAATTTATCTCCCAATTATTTTGGTGACCTGATAAAAAAAGAAACTGGTAAAACAGCGAAGGAATATATACAGGACACAATTATTGATGTTGCAAAAAATAAAATTTTTGAGGGAGATAAAACTGTAAATCAAATCGCTTATGAATTAGGATTCAAATACCCTCAACATTTTACAAGGTTATTTAAACAGCAGGTTGGATATACACCAAACAAGTATAGAAATTTGAATTAGGAAGTTTAAAAGCATTGACGAAAACACTCTTTCATTTTTTTTGGGTCATGCTGCATCATTAGCTGTTTCTCCCATCATCATATTGTAATGTGTAATCGCTACTATTTAATCTGACCAACAGCGCCAATATTGCTGCGTAAATAAAAGGTTTAACAACGCAATCCCCATAACAAATTATAGCCCTCATTACCGGGAAAAACTCCCGGAGGTTCCGTGCAACATCGGCTTCATTGTTCGTGCTCTGTACGCAACGAAGCCTTGGTTGTTAGCTGCCGATTTTCTGGTCATCTATTCTTACCGTCATAATAGTTGCAGTCATTTTGGCAATAAGCTTTGTTTCGGTTTCATCATATACAAATCCATCACAAACAGTCAAGGTTTTTCCTGATTGCAAAACCTTTCCAATTGCAATGAGTTTGTTTGCTTTTGCTGGCTTAAGAAAATTCACTTTGAACTCTACGGTCAGTACTTCTACGTTGTCTGTCGCCATTGTCAGAACCGAATAACCACAAGCACTGTCAACAATACTGGTCGCAACACCTGCGTGAAAATAATCGTGTTGTTGAGTCAAGTTGGGTGAAAAGTCACAAGTAATTTTCACCTGTCCTTTTTCAACCGAAGACAACTCTGCGTTTAAGGTTTTCATTAAACCTTGTTTGTCAAAACTTTTCCTAATTCTATCGTAGTTCATTATGCCTGATTATGCGTAATACCTTTTGAAAACCGTCAATCTTATTCTGTTCGTTGTGTTGGTTCTAAATGGCAGCTAACGTTTTACAAATTTGCGATGGGCAGGCTTTCTAGGACAAAGTTCATTCGGCAAATTACTCTTCGATTATCCGCAAAACTGCCTGCGGGAACAGAAACCCGCCTATCGCAAATTTGTATGTTAGCTGAAGCGGTATTAAAAGTCAAGGACAATAGAAAGATTTGTCTTTATGAGCTCGATTTGTTCTTGATCAAGATCTCCAATCTTTTTTAATAACCTTTTATTATCAATGGCACGAATCTGATCAATCATGATATCGCAATTTTCCTTCAATTTTGAGGATCCTTTCGTCAGATGAACTCTTAATATATTTGCATCAACTTTTACATTTGTCGTTATGGGACACACTATAGTTGATGGATGAAATTTATTCAACAAATCAGACTGAATTACTGCTACTGGTCTTGTTTTACCCGGCTCTGTGCCGAATCTTGGATTTAAATCAGCAATCCAGATTTCATATTGCTTAATCTTCATCCTGTAATTTTTCAAACTGGGCCAGCACTTTCATTGATTCTTCCTGCACTATTTTGGATTCCTTTTGTAATTGATCAGAGATTAACTTTCTTTTTTGAAGAAGATTATAAAATTGTACAGCTTCATTAATATAACGATTTCTGTTTTTACTGATTCTTGCAGTAATTCTTTCTGTCTCCTTAAAGACAGTATCATCCATTTTTAAAGAAAGGTTTTTCATTTCAAAGATTTTTCCGAAGGTATATACAAAAAGTATATCTCCCAAATTTGGAGAACTCTCAACCGTTTCAGCTAACGTTTTGCAGTTACAAGAAGTTGGCGATTTCGGAGCAAGAAACTATCTGCCAGCAATGCACTTTATACGAAGCAGAAATGTCCCTTTAAGCACTTCACCGCCAATTTCTGAAACCCCCTGTTAGCGGTTCGTGCAATTATTTGTCGTGCCGTGTCGTTTGAAGTTTCGCAGTCATTTTATTACTGCAGTGATTTGGTAAATGTCGGAACGGCTGTTTCCATGTGTCCGAATGTTGGATAAACTTCACTTTTCACTTTTATATTTTTAAGTCTATTGCTTGCTAACAAAGTTACAAAGGAATTGAAATTGTCAACACCTTCTGTTTCATTCCCTCCATCTTCGCTACCCTCTCTTGCCCCATAAGTTAAAAATAGGTTTTGTAGTTTTAAGTTGTCGTTGTATGAGATGTTTTGAAATTGTTTTATTAAATAATTGTTGCAATAGTCAAGCGTAGGGCTTGCAGCAACATAATTTTTAAAAGTTCTATTTTTGTCAAACATCATTTGTTTCAGAGCATATAAAGTGAAAAAACCGCCTAATGAATGTCCCATTAGAGTTCTGTTGCTTGTGTCAGTCCGATAAGCTTTGTCAATGTATGGGAGCAATTCACATTTGATAAAAGATAAAAACTTGTCAGCACTTCCGCTAATTGTAAAACTGTCTTGAGATAATGCTTTCGGAAATGTGTAATCTCTGTTTCGCAAAGAATCCATTAACATAAAATCCTTATAACCTATACCAACTAAAATTGTATTCACTTTGTTTTCTCTAATTGCATCAGAAACAATGTCAAAATAAACATTTGCATCTAAGAGATAAGTCACAGGAAAGTTTGAATTCTTTTTCTTTATGTAATCCTTTGGTAAACTGATGAAAATAGAAAAGGAATCTTTTACAAAATCGGAAAATAAAGTGGTAGTAGGGATTGACTCCTCCTCTTCCGAGCCCTGATGTTTATTTTTATTTTTTTCATCTGCAACAAGTGCCGTGATAAAGAGCCGATAATGATGTGGGGGAACATTCCATTCACCCTGACTGCTTGTCCTAACAAAACTTTTTGATGAACCTCCCAACTTAATTTCATAATAAATTGGTTTGTTCTTTTTTTGGATTGGAATAAATTCAAGAGCAACAACAAAACTTCCTTTCAGATATACTTTGTATTTTGTCAAATCAAATTTTAGCCAACCCTCATTAATTTGCTTTGTTTCAATAATACACTTTTCAATAATTCTTTCAGTTGGCCTATTTCCATTATAGCCATAAAAATTAATTCTGAATACTCCACTGTCACTTCTTGATTCGTTTATGTGTAGATTTACGGAAGTGATTCTAGAAATTGCGGTGTCAAGTTTTATCAGTTGAGCAATTT from Chitinophagales bacterium includes these protein-coding regions:
- a CDS encoding aldo/keto reductase, producing the protein MDNSIIDNSARGINRRDLLKSGLALAGAALFPFPLKVSANSASKGKTDKNISGRRKLGTLEVSSIGLGVQNMSRTYQMTIPTRSEMINIIRTAYDRGVTLFDAAEAYGPLEVERILGEALIPIRDKVVIATKFGWNIDAETGVRLPGQNSQPEHIKKVVEQMLKRLRTDRIDLLYQHRVDPNVPIEDVVGAIKDLIKEGKVLHYGLSEPGIKTVKRAHAIHPVSAIQNEYSLLWRGPEKEIIPLCEELGIGFVCWSPLGVGFLTGAIDAKTRFAEGDIRGIESRFSSENLPHNLALVGLLKNWSENKQATPAQISLAWLLAQKPWIVPIPGTTQMPHMIENIGADDVKFTAEELNEFNKQLDAIQIVGERLPAAVLAFSGVEAPAKK
- a CDS encoding aldo/keto reductase, translated to MEKVKLNNGVEMPILGFGVMQIMGAECETAVLNAIEAGYRLFDTAELYGNEQAIGNAIKGSGVPREELFITTKFGSKEAGYEKTMAAFQRSLEALQLEYIDLYLIHQPFGDIFGSWRAMQELYNAGKIKAIGVCNFLPDRLMDLISNSGFTPAVNQIETHPFNQQHETQQFLKDNNVQIEAWGPFAEGMNGVFTNDVLAAIGAKYNKTVAQVILRWLTQRKVVAIPKSVRKERMIENISIFDFKLTDEDMNSIQTLDTKQSLLFSHRDPVIVKWMSEYGWLKG
- a CDS encoding helix-turn-helix transcriptional regulator, encoding MSQLFRFDTVSEYNALNNHPTLHPLVSVIDFSKADPRSWGGEKNVKINYGLYCIFLKEVKCGDLKYGKNYYDYQDGTLVFVAPGQVMEIQNTGEPYQPKGHALVFHPDLIRGTALAKTIHEYSFWGYQSSEALHLSEKERQIVLDCFSKINFELQQGIDKHSKKLITSNIELFLNYCERFYDRQFITRDNANKGILEKFENLLNGYFTSDKPQNIGLPSVAYCADELNLSPNYFGDLIKKETGKTAKEYIQDTIIDVAKNKIFEGDKTVNQIAYELGFKYPQHFTRLFKQQVGYTPNKYRNLN
- a CDS encoding PaaI family thioesterase gives rise to the protein MNYDRIRKSFDKQGLMKTLNAELSSVEKGQVKITCDFSPNLTQQHDYFHAGVATSIVDSACGYSVLTMATDNVEVLTVEFKVNFLKPAKANKLIAIGKVLQSGKTLTVCDGFVYDETETKLIAKMTATIMTVRIDDQKIGS
- a CDS encoding type II toxin-antitoxin system PemK/MazF family toxin, with the protein product MKIKQYEIWIADLNPRFGTEPGKTRPVAVIQSDLLNKFHPSTIVCPITTNVKVDANILRVHLTKGSSKLKENCDIMIDQIRAIDNKRLLKKIGDLDQEQIELIKTNLSIVLDF
- a CDS encoding carboxypeptidase-like regulatory domain-containing protein; the protein is MTHRFLFTLIFIFGICVSSIAQITLTGVVIDSTNQIVLPFVNIGIKEKNIGTSSMADGTFSIIIPTKNENDTLTFSMVGYSELNVAIKNIVTTNQKTFQLKLKKAEIKSVIVTASKLVEQKFGIINDGAIIHFTDGSTNQNDIFEIAQLIKLDTAISRITSVNLHINESRSDSGVFRINFYGYNGNRPTERIIEKCIIETKQINEGWLKFDLTKYKVYLKGSFVVALEFIPIQKKNKPIYYEIKLGGSSKSFVRTSSQGEWNVPPHHYRLFITALVADEKNKNKHQGSEEEESIPTTTLFSDFVKDSFSIFISLPKDYIKKKNSNFPVTYLLDANVYFDIVSDAIRENKVNTILVGIGYKDFMLMDSLRNRDYTFPKALSQDSFTISGSADKFLSFIKCELLPYIDKAYRTDTSNRTLMGHSLGGFFTLYALKQMMFDKNRTFKNYVAASPTLDYCNNYLIKQFQNISYNDNLKLQNLFLTYGAREGSEDGGNETEGVDNFNSFVTLLASNRLKNIKVKSEVYPTFGHMETAVPTFTKSLQ